One region of Bacterioplanoides sp. SCSIO 12839 genomic DNA includes:
- a CDS encoding ABC transporter ATP-binding protein codes for MSIAQHAPCALSVSHLSVAFQQHAVLHEFSLQVDQGDIVCLLGPSGCGKTTALKAIAGLQVTQSGSIDILGKTVADGRFNLPTQQRNIGFIFQDYALFPHLSVADNIGYGLRTLGKAEQQQRIQDMLSLVELDEYAKRYPHELSGGQQQRIALARALAPQPELLLMDEPFSNIDSQVKRRMMSELRHLIKRSGVTAIFVTHAKDEAFVFADKTAVMMNGQIQQYGTPADVFNTPSNCDVARFMEAGNLCQHHDLEWLFDQPSTQDQGDKYALFKRHQLVIEPSTDGPAMVSDIQFNGRGYLIDLSFTGKAINNWQVETDQTPNCRQGERVKLSYTDEPVSL; via the coding sequence TCAATTGCCCAACACGCACCTTGCGCGCTCAGCGTTAGTCATCTCAGCGTCGCTTTTCAGCAACACGCGGTTCTGCATGAATTTTCACTGCAGGTTGATCAGGGTGATATTGTTTGCTTATTAGGCCCAAGTGGTTGCGGCAAAACCACGGCCCTGAAAGCCATTGCCGGATTACAAGTCACACAAAGCGGTAGCATTGATATTCTTGGGAAAACCGTTGCCGATGGTCGTTTTAATTTACCAACACAACAACGCAACATTGGTTTTATTTTTCAGGACTATGCGTTATTTCCACACCTGTCAGTAGCCGACAATATTGGTTATGGACTGAGAACTCTGGGCAAGGCTGAGCAACAACAACGTATTCAGGATATGTTATCGCTGGTTGAGCTGGATGAGTATGCCAAACGTTATCCGCATGAATTATCCGGTGGCCAACAACAGCGTATTGCGTTAGCCCGGGCACTGGCACCGCAACCTGAATTATTATTGATGGACGAACCCTTTTCGAATATCGATAGCCAGGTAAAACGGCGCATGATGAGCGAACTGCGCCACTTAATTAAACGCAGCGGCGTTACTGCCATTTTTGTTACCCATGCAAAGGATGAAGCCTTTGTATTTGCCGATAAAACCGCGGTGATGATGAACGGTCAGATTCAGCAGTATGGCACCCCTGCCGACGTCTTTAACACCCCTTCCAATTGCGATGTTGCACGTTTTATGGAAGCGGGCAACCTATGCCAACATCATGATCTCGAATGGTTGTTTGACCAGCCGTCAACACAAGACCAAGGCGACAAATACGCCTTGTTCAAACGCCATCAACTCGTTATTGAACCCTCTACTGACGGCCCGGCAATGGTTTCTGACATTCAATTTAATGGTCGAGGTTATTTAATTGATCTCAGCTTTACCGGCAAAGCCATCAACAACTGGCAGGTTGAAACAGACCAGACTCCCAACTGCCGCCAGGGCGAGCGGGTTAAGCTGAGTTATACAGATGAACCGGTTTCGCTATAA